From a region of the Bacillota bacterium genome:
- a CDS encoding site-specific integrase — protein MYHNHGFVFAKETGDPLKMNNFGQREFTQLIEACGVKKIRFHDLRHTCATLLLAHGTNPKIVQERLGHSNISMTLDRYSHVTPTMQRDAAQVMGDILHTC, from the coding sequence ATGTACCATAACCATGGGTTCGTGTTCGCCAAGGAGACGGGGGATCCCCTTAAAATGAACAACTTCGGGCAGAGGGAGTTCACGCAGCTGATAGAGGCTTGCGGGGTCAAGAAGATCCGATTTCACGATCTGCGTCACACCTGCGCCACGCTCCTGCTTGCCCACGGGACCAACCCGAAGATCGTCCAGGAGAGACTAGGCCATTCCAACATCAGCATGACGCTTGACCGGTACTCGCATGTGACGCCCACCATGCAAAGAGATGCCGCCCAGGTCATGGGCGACATCCTCCACACGTGCTGA
- a CDS encoding AbrB/MazE/SpoVT family DNA-binding domain-containing protein, whose translation MKATGIVRRIDDLGRVVIPKEIRRTLRIREGDPLEIFTDRDGEVILKKYSPMTDLSFFAQEYADSLHDSTGCIALIADEDEIVAVAGAPRKLYYEKRITEQAQEIMKAGKTLIANTPGESPAVENAQFASQVIAPITVGNDPAGLVILMSREPRQMGPTEVKLVETAAAFLGKQLAH comes from the coding sequence GTGAAGGCGACTGGCATAGTTAGGCGCATCGACGACCTGGGCAGAGTGGTCATACCAAAGGAGATACGTCGAACCCTCAGGATCCGTGAAGGAGATCCCCTTGAGATATTCACTGATCGAGACGGGGAGGTCATCCTGAAGAAGTACTCGCCCATGACGGACCTGAGCTTCTTCGCGCAGGAGTACGCCGACTCCCTGCACGACTCCACTGGGTGCATCGCGCTGATCGCGGACGAAGACGAAATCGTGGCCGTGGCCGGTGCTCCCCGGAAGCTTTACTATGAGAAGAGGATCACCGAGCAGGCCCAGGAAATCATGAAGGCAGGCAAGACCTTGATTGCGAACACGCCCGGGGAGAGCCCTGCGGTGGAGAATGCGCAGTTCGCAAGCCAGGTGATCGCGCCAATCACAGTGGGCAACGACCCCGCGGGACTCGTGATACTGATGTCCCGGGAACCCAGGCAGATGGGTCCGACCGAGGTCAAGCTGGTGGAGACGGCGGCAGCTTTTCTCGGCAAGCAGCTAGCTCACTGA